In one Haloplanus salinus genomic region, the following are encoded:
- a CDS encoding class I SAM-dependent methyltransferase yields MDHADAQYLEAKRTVDDRALDRRVRDRFVDELPASPRIREAAAGTGVTVPRLLDWGVTAGDYVGVDRGGDVIALARERRAGECGGAPTEAGFRVDDLTVRFEQGDALTAFAGDDADCVVAQAFLDVVPVGDALDAFADALRPGGLVYAPITFDGETTFQPDHPADDAVVAAYHDAIDAEPGRDSRAGRHLLDRCRAREGDLLAVGASDWVVYPPYPADERAFLATILEFVSDAVEGRVEGAVDWLRTRRRQLDAGELSYVAHGYDVLYRVPG; encoded by the coding sequence ATGGACCACGCAGACGCGCAGTATCTCGAAGCGAAACGGACGGTGGACGACCGGGCGCTCGACCGGCGCGTCCGCGACCGATTCGTCGACGAACTCCCGGCGTCGCCACGGATCCGCGAGGCGGCGGCGGGGACGGGCGTCACGGTGCCGCGGCTGCTGGACTGGGGCGTCACCGCCGGCGACTACGTGGGCGTCGACCGCGGCGGCGACGTGATCGCGCTGGCCCGGGAGCGGCGGGCGGGCGAGTGCGGCGGCGCCCCGACCGAGGCCGGGTTTCGGGTCGACGACCTGACCGTCCGGTTCGAGCAGGGGGACGCGCTGACGGCGTTCGCGGGCGACGACGCCGACTGCGTCGTCGCGCAGGCGTTTCTCGACGTGGTGCCCGTCGGCGACGCGCTGGACGCCTTCGCCGACGCCCTGCGGCCGGGGGGGCTGGTGTACGCGCCGATCACCTTCGACGGCGAGACGACTTTCCAACCCGACCATCCGGCCGACGACGCCGTCGTGGCGGCGTATCACGACGCCATCGACGCCGAGCCGGGGCGGGACAGCCGCGCCGGCCGTCACCTGCTCGACCGATGTCGGGCGCGGGAGGGTGACCTGCTCGCCGTCGGCGCGTCGGACTGGGTGGTCTACCCGCCCTACCCCGCCGACGAACGGGCGTTTCTCGCGACGATTCTGGAGTTCGTCTCGGACGCGGTCGAGGGGCGGGTCGAGGGCGCGGTCGACTGGCTCCGGACCCGTCGCCGCCAACTCGACGCCGGCGAATTGAGCTACGTCGCCCACGGCTACGACGTGCTCTACCGCGTGCCCGGCTAG
- a CDS encoding 6-pyruvoyl trahydropterin synthase family protein, translated as MYRLSVSRDFVAQHFLTVPDPGPEGEVHSHHFEVAVRFGGPELNEYGYLVDIDAVNDALDGLEDRYRDALLNDLPEFEGRNPSVERFARLFGDRFVERVPTEMPTELTVRMWEDEDAWASHERPL; from the coding sequence ATGTACCGGCTCTCGGTCTCGCGGGACTTCGTCGCCCAGCACTTTCTGACCGTCCCGGACCCCGGCCCGGAAGGGGAGGTCCACAGCCACCACTTCGAGGTAGCCGTTCGCTTCGGCGGTCCCGAGCTGAACGAGTACGGCTACCTCGTCGACATCGACGCCGTGAACGACGCGCTCGACGGTCTCGAAGACCGGTATCGGGATGCGCTCCTGAACGACCTGCCGGAGTTCGAGGGGCGGAACCCGAGCGTCGAGCGGTTCGCCCGCCTGTTCGGCGACCGGTTCGTCGAGCGCGTCCCCACCGAGATGCCCACGGAACTGACCGTTCGGATGTGGGAAGACGAAGACGCGTGGGCGAGCCACGAGCGCCCCCTCTGA
- a CDS encoding zinc-dependent alcohol dehydrogenase encodes MTGSADGQSGVDSPTNGRALYFAGPEAVRIEPEAVPDPGPEEVLVETRVSAVSSGTELLIYRGEIPRNLPADETIDALAGDLTYPLKYGYATVGEVAVVGTNVDDDWQGRTVFAFNPHESRFVADPTTLVPVPDDVSPATAALLPTAETATTLVMDGRPRIGERVVVFGAGMVGLVTTSILAEFPLARLTVVEPVPHRREMAATLGADETLAPDQATRVAERGDPPGADLAYELSGQPATLDDAIDAVGYDGRVVVGSWYGRKRAETDFGGFFHRNRIDISSSQVSTLAPDLRGRWTKERRMGTAWERLRDVPTDRLVTHRVPFEDAAEAYRLLDGGPENALQVLLTYE; translated from the coding sequence GTGACAGGGAGCGCCGACGGGCAGTCGGGCGTCGACTCGCCGACGAACGGCCGAGCACTCTATTTCGCCGGCCCTGAGGCAGTCAGGATCGAACCGGAGGCGGTACCCGACCCCGGCCCGGAGGAGGTACTCGTCGAGACGCGCGTCTCGGCGGTGAGTTCGGGCACCGAACTCCTGATCTACCGGGGGGAGATACCCCGTAACCTCCCGGCGGACGAAACCATCGACGCCCTCGCCGGCGACCTCACCTACCCACTCAAATACGGCTACGCGACGGTGGGCGAGGTGGCGGTGGTGGGAACGAACGTCGACGACGACTGGCAGGGGCGGACGGTCTTCGCCTTCAACCCCCACGAGAGCCGCTTCGTGGCGGATCCGACGACCCTCGTGCCCGTTCCGGACGACGTGTCGCCGGCGACGGCCGCCCTCCTTCCCACCGCGGAGACGGCGACGACGCTCGTCATGGACGGCCGGCCGCGGATCGGCGAACGGGTCGTCGTCTTCGGCGCCGGAATGGTCGGGCTGGTCACGACGAGCATCCTCGCCGAGTTCCCGCTGGCGCGGCTGACGGTGGTCGAACCCGTTCCCCACCGGCGGGAGATGGCGGCGACCCTCGGTGCCGACGAGACGCTCGCGCCCGACCAGGCGACGCGGGTGGCCGAGCGGGGTGATCCACCCGGCGCCGACCTGGCGTACGAACTCTCCGGGCAGCCCGCGACGCTGGACGACGCCATCGACGCCGTCGGCTACGACGGCCGGGTCGTCGTCGGGTCGTGGTACGGGCGCAAGCGCGCCGAGACGGACTTCGGGGGCTTTTTCCACCGCAACCGGATCGACATCTCGTCGAGTCAAGTGAGCACGCTCGCGCCCGATCTGCGGGGACGGTGGACGAAGGAGCGCCGGATGGGGACGGCGTGGGAGCGCCTGCGCGACGTGCCCACCGACCGCCTCGTAACCCATCGGGTTCCGTTCGAGGACGCCGCCGAGGCCTACCGCCTGCTCGACGGCGGGCCGGAGAACGCGTTGCAGGTACTGTTGACGTACGAGTAG
- a CDS encoding CDP-alcohol phosphatidyltransferase family protein, which yields MSGENVRGRRRVAATATIGVAAAAVVVGGWTLVAGAASRDAANRWVLVAGAVLAYEVAFLAYHLDDDGASAFAPPNLVTLARGGLYAATAGFLFVAPTPTIRWVPAACYGGGVVLDYVDGSLARRTGRTTALGTKLDHAFDTLGFLVAPLVAVAWGHLPVAYLSLSAARYVYRAGIGWRERRGRPVGDLPPSRLRRPLAALQMGFIAVALAPVLPASVLHPLALVVAAPSLAVFARDYLAVTGRLGSTPPVGSKSTDEGGSMK from the coding sequence ATGAGCGGGGAGAACGTCCGCGGGCGACGGCGGGTGGCGGCGACGGCGACGATAGGGGTGGCGGCGGCCGCCGTCGTGGTCGGCGGGTGGACGCTCGTCGCCGGCGCCGCCTCACGCGACGCGGCGAACCGCTGGGTGCTCGTCGCGGGAGCGGTGCTGGCGTACGAAGTCGCCTTCCTCGCGTACCACCTCGACGACGACGGCGCCTCGGCGTTCGCCCCGCCGAACCTGGTCACCCTGGCCCGCGGCGGGCTGTACGCCGCGACGGCGGGGTTCCTGTTCGTGGCGCCGACCCCGACGATACGATGGGTCCCAGCGGCGTGTTACGGGGGTGGCGTCGTCCTCGACTACGTCGACGGCAGCCTCGCCCGGCGGACCGGGCGGACCACGGCGCTCGGAACGAAACTCGACCACGCGTTCGACACGCTGGGCTTCCTCGTCGCGCCGCTGGTGGCCGTCGCGTGGGGGCACCTCCCCGTCGCCTACCTCTCGCTGTCGGCCGCGCGGTACGTCTACCGGGCGGGGATCGGGTGGCGGGAGCGCCGGGGACGGCCGGTCGGCGACCTGCCACCCAGCCGGCTTCGCCGGCCGCTGGCCGCGCTTCAGATGGGCTTTATCGCCGTCGCGCTGGCGCCCGTCCTGCCGGCGTCGGTCCTCCACCCCCTCGCCCTCGTCGTCGCCGCGCCGTCGCTCGCCGTCTTCGCGCGGGATTACCTGGCCGTCACGGGGCGGCTGGGGTCGACGCCGCCGGTCGGGTCGAAGTCGACCGACGAGGGCGGCAGTATGAAGTGA
- a CDS encoding aldo/keto reductase, with protein MECAFVGCGAVARKYAAALDDSALSVTAVCDLDPDRAADFAAGRGAAAYTDLDAMLDAEATPLVLNLTSHDAHAAVTDRALRAGRHVWSEKPLAVDADRARELVALADRRGLALGCAPINADGEAQRRVRTTLADGRLGPVRLAYAHAHVGRVTAWHDNPDPFLRVGPLYDGAVYPLTLVVAWFGPVERVRVADAADPWPDREAKRPARPSHVEATLELADGPLVRLTTSFYAPHRSREFTSLELHGDDGSLYLDDAGDLGGAAGHRVAFGREGRGYTPMPLQAPSRRTPYLAGPERLAASVRRGRPDRASARRASHVVAVCNAVERAAEAGTSVGVAGAGAGAGAGSGSGASAGIDRLDRPRVAWGGTDDAPHPPDAALRLPPVGFGCSRYRDGEYVDRRDSIATALDAGYRFLDSAELYGNEARIGELLAAPGSPDRDSLFLASKVWNTNHGHVAEACETTLDELGVDALDCYLLHWPDAWAYTGPLRRLAELPVAEQEARTFPEDDGGERATADVSLEEAWRGLETLYDRGRTASLGICNVDRATLSRVVEFARVPPAVVQVEHHPYHPRTDLVSWCHERGIRVVAHSPLSAPGLLDDPAVRETAAEMGVSPAAAVVAWNVDRGVVPVPSSTDPDHVVENLAAAGRRLTDAARERLAALADPEFER; from the coding sequence ATGGAGTGTGCGTTCGTGGGGTGTGGAGCGGTGGCCCGAAAGTACGCCGCCGCGCTCGACGACTCGGCGCTCTCGGTGACGGCGGTCTGTGACCTCGACCCCGACCGCGCCGCCGACTTCGCGGCCGGTCGCGGCGCCGCGGCGTACACGGACCTCGACGCGATGCTCGACGCCGAGGCGACCCCACTCGTCCTGAACCTCACGAGCCACGACGCCCACGCCGCGGTGACCGACCGCGCCCTTCGAGCGGGGCGTCACGTCTGGAGCGAGAAACCGCTCGCCGTCGACGCCGACCGGGCGCGGGAACTGGTCGCGCTCGCCGACCGTCGAGGGCTGGCGCTTGGCTGTGCGCCCATCAACGCCGACGGCGAGGCACAGCGCCGCGTGCGGACGACGCTCGCGGACGGCCGCCTCGGGCCGGTGCGCCTGGCCTACGCCCACGCCCACGTCGGCCGGGTGACCGCGTGGCACGACAACCCCGACCCCTTCCTGCGGGTCGGACCCCTGTACGACGGCGCAGTCTACCCCCTGACGCTCGTCGTGGCGTGGTTCGGTCCCGTCGAGCGGGTGCGGGTCGCCGACGCCGCCGATCCGTGGCCCGACCGCGAGGCGAAGCGTCCGGCGCGGCCGAGTCACGTCGAGGCGACGCTCGAACTCGCGGACGGCCCGCTGGTCCGCCTGACGACGAGTTTCTACGCCCCACACCGGAGCCGGGAGTTCACCAGCCTCGAACTCCACGGCGACGACGGCTCGCTGTATCTCGACGACGCCGGCGACCTCGGCGGCGCGGCGGGCCACCGCGTCGCCTTCGGGCGCGAGGGACGGGGATACACGCCGATGCCCCTCCAGGCGCCGTCGCGGCGGACCCCGTACCTCGCCGGACCGGAGCGACTGGCTGCGAGCGTCCGGCGGGGACGACCCGACAGGGCGTCGGCACGGCGCGCGAGCCACGTCGTCGCCGTCTGCAACGCGGTCGAGCGGGCGGCCGAGGCGGGGACGAGCGTCGGCGTCGCCGGTGCCGGTGCTGGTGCCGGTGCCGGTTCCGGTTCCGGTGCCAGTGCCGGGATCGACCGACTCGACCGACCGCGGGTGGCGTGGGGCGGCACGGACGACGCCCCCCATCCGCCCGACGCCGCGCTCCGCCTCCCGCCGGTCGGCTTCGGCTGTTCGCGCTACCGCGACGGCGAGTACGTCGACCGCCGGGACTCCATCGCGACGGCGCTCGACGCCGGCTACCGCTTTCTCGACTCGGCGGAACTGTACGGCAACGAGGCACGGATCGGCGAACTGCTCGCCGCACCGGGGAGTCCGGATCGCGACTCGCTCTTCCTCGCGAGCAAGGTCTGGAACACGAACCACGGCCACGTCGCGGAGGCCTGCGAGACGACGCTCGACGAACTCGGCGTCGACGCCCTCGACTGTTACCTGCTCCACTGGCCGGACGCGTGGGCGTACACCGGCCCCCTGCGCCGTCTGGCCGAGTTGCCGGTCGCGGAGCAGGAGGCGCGCACCTTCCCCGAGGACGACGGCGGCGAACGGGCGACGGCCGACGTGAGTCTGGAGGAGGCGTGGCGGGGGTTGGAGACCCTCTACGACCGCGGTCGCACGGCGTCGCTCGGGATCTGTAACGTCGACCGCGCGACGCTCTCGCGGGTCGTCGAGTTCGCACGGGTGCCGCCGGCGGTGGTGCAGGTGGAACACCATCCCTACCACCCCCGGACGGACTTGGTGTCGTGGTGTCACGAACGGGGGATCCGGGTGGTCGCCCACTCGCCGCTGTCGGCGCCGGGGCTCCTCGACGACCCCGCGGTCCGGGAGACGGCGGCCGAGATGGGCGTCTCGCCCGCGGCGGCCGTCGTCGCCTGGAACGTCGACCGGGGTGTCGTCCCCGTCCCGTCGAGCACCGACCCCGACCACGTCGTCGAGAACCTCGCCGCGGCGGGCCGTCGTCTCACCGACGCGGCCCGGGAGCGCCTCGCGGCCCTCGCCGATCCGGAGTTCGAGCGATGA
- a CDS encoding glycosyltransferase, with protein sequence MARVAVLHNTLDGRGGADAVCLHVCEALQGVHDVTLITLSRSSLADLNALFDTDADVQVHRPLGTELVCRGFDALPDRYGPQLAARSVLLRRLFATHAADFDAAVSTANEFDLPVPSLQYVHFPQFNRRHTAVGETPRLDPLWSRLADVGDRTLPDDARLLANSAWTADTVEAIYGQRPDVLSPPVDPAPNPRPWTDREAGVVVLGRLAPDKRPLRAIDIVDGVRARGHDLHLHLVGSSSTIYADYVRRVTAAAADRPYVHLDRDAPRERVTELLATHRYGLNCKPEEHFGMAVAEYVAAGMVAFAPDAGGQREVLAGRSDRLFDSTPDAVATVAAAVADDARPTLPRDRYASDRFHAAIRGRVAALLRAETDRGG encoded by the coding sequence ATGGCACGGGTGGCGGTTCTCCACAACACGCTCGACGGCCGCGGCGGCGCCGACGCCGTTTGCCTCCACGTCTGCGAGGCGCTCCAAGGCGTCCACGACGTGACGCTGATCACGCTCTCGCGCTCGTCGCTCGCGGACCTCAACGCGCTCTTCGACACCGACGCCGACGTGCAGGTCCACCGACCGCTCGGGACCGAACTCGTCTGCCGGGGGTTCGACGCCCTCCCCGACCGGTACGGCCCGCAACTGGCTGCGCGGAGCGTCCTGCTCCGTCGACTGTTCGCCACCCACGCCGCCGACTTCGACGCCGCCGTCAGCACCGCCAACGAGTTCGACCTTCCCGTCCCCTCGCTCCAGTACGTCCACTTCCCGCAGTTCAACCGCCGGCACACCGCGGTCGGCGAGACGCCCCGTCTCGATCCGCTGTGGAGTCGGCTGGCCGACGTCGGCGACCGGACGCTCCCGGACGACGCACGCCTCCTCGCCAACTCCGCGTGGACGGCCGACACCGTCGAAGCCATCTACGGGCAGCGCCCGGACGTACTGTCCCCGCCGGTCGATCCCGCCCCGAACCCGCGGCCGTGGACCGACCGGGAGGCCGGCGTCGTCGTCCTCGGACGCCTCGCGCCGGACAAGCGCCCGCTTCGTGCCATCGACATCGTCGACGGCGTCCGCGCCCGGGGACACGACCTGCATCTCCACCTCGTCGGCTCGTCGTCGACCATCTACGCCGACTACGTTCGGCGGGTGACGGCCGCGGCCGCCGACCGCCCGTACGTCCACCTCGACCGCGACGCGCCCCGCGAGCGGGTGACGGAGCTTCTCGCTACCCACCGCTACGGCCTGAACTGCAAGCCAGAGGAACACTTCGGGATGGCGGTTGCCGAATACGTCGCCGCGGGGATGGTCGCGTTCGCGCCCGACGCGGGCGGCCAGCGGGAGGTGCTCGCCGGCCGGTCGGACCGACTGTTCGACTCGACGCCCGACGCCGTGGCGACCGTCGCCGCGGCCGTCGCGGACGACGCCCGCCCCACGCTCCCCCGGGACCGCTACGCGAGCGACCGGTTCCACGCGGCGATTCGTGGGCGGGTCGCGGCGCTCCTACGCGCGGAGACCGATCGTGGGGGGTAG
- a CDS encoding nitrite/sulfite reductase, translating to MPSKVERWKDETYGMEIRDHLLRFAEEGWDAIPEDEHDAWFERFKWWGLYHQRKGQESYFMMRIGTPMGRMTPEQLRTVGEVAKEYATGPVENPEFGDAYADFTTRQSIQLHWIKVEDIPDIWDELESVGLSTIQACGDSWRNIVGSPVAGRDADELIDVWPIVQELHETFKGNDLYANLPRKWKVAMTGDRRGSGQGDINDLAFEPATKELDGEAVAGFNVNVGGGLARKEPRFARDIDVFCRPENATDVAAGLSALFRDYGDREDRFNARIKFLVDEWGPEKVRSVLQEEYVDYELPTAGEGLRDEYDYNAGRSDSPGDYIGVHDQHDGQNFLGLYVLVGRMAADDVIELADLAEAYGSEMIGLTQRQNVIVGDVADEDLDDFLAEDLLDDYSPDPHPFLRGSIACTGTEYCSLSIVETKNRMVRYGRWLRDNVPVPEGVQDFHIHLSGCTASCAQPQIADISLRGMKTRKDGDAVEAFDVGLGGGLGENPQFADWVKMRVPADEVPGYIANLVETYEAERAGPEESFRDFVAGRDEDELAALAEAEETSYEDPYLGNTKLTWYPYAEDTSMDASPAPTDGQGEPLPSDD from the coding sequence ATGCCAAGCAAGGTCGAGCGCTGGAAGGACGAAACCTACGGGATGGAGATACGCGACCACCTTCTCCGGTTCGCCGAGGAGGGCTGGGACGCCATCCCGGAGGACGAACACGACGCCTGGTTTGAGCGGTTCAAATGGTGGGGGCTGTACCACCAGCGGAAGGGCCAGGAGAGTTACTTCATGATGCGCATCGGGACGCCGATGGGCCGGATGACGCCGGAACAGCTCCGGACCGTCGGCGAGGTGGCCAAGGAGTACGCCACCGGCCCCGTCGAGAACCCCGAGTTCGGCGACGCCTACGCCGACTTCACCACCCGCCAGTCGATCCAACTCCACTGGATCAAAGTGGAGGACATCCCCGACATCTGGGACGAACTCGAATCGGTCGGTCTCTCGACGATCCAGGCGTGTGGCGACTCCTGGCGCAACATCGTCGGCTCGCCCGTCGCCGGCCGCGACGCCGACGAACTGATCGACGTCTGGCCCATCGTTCAGGAACTCCACGAGACGTTCAAGGGTAACGACCTCTACGCCAACCTGCCCCGGAAGTGGAAGGTGGCGATGACCGGCGACCGCCGCGGCTCCGGGCAGGGCGACATCAACGACCTCGCCTTCGAACCCGCGACCAAGGAACTGGACGGCGAGGCGGTGGCCGGCTTCAACGTCAACGTCGGCGGCGGCCTCGCCCGCAAGGAACCCCGGTTCGCCCGCGACATCGACGTCTTCTGCCGCCCCGAGAACGCCACGGACGTGGCCGCGGGACTCTCCGCGCTCTTCCGTGACTACGGCGACCGCGAGGACCGCTTCAACGCCCGCATCAAGTTCCTCGTCGACGAATGGGGGCCGGAGAAGGTCCGATCCGTCCTGCAGGAGGAGTACGTCGATTACGAACTCCCGACGGCCGGCGAAGGCCTCCGCGACGAGTACGACTACAACGCCGGGCGTTCGGACTCGCCGGGCGACTACATCGGCGTCCACGACCAGCACGACGGCCAGAACTTCCTCGGTCTCTACGTCCTCGTCGGCCGCATGGCCGCCGACGACGTGATCGAACTCGCCGACCTCGCCGAGGCGTACGGCTCCGAGATGATCGGCCTGACCCAGCGACAGAACGTCATCGTCGGCGACGTTGCGGACGAGGACCTGGACGATTTCCTCGCCGAGGACCTCCTCGACGACTACTCGCCGGATCCGCACCCGTTCCTGCGCGGCTCCATCGCGTGTACGGGCACCGAGTACTGCTCGCTGTCCATCGTCGAGACGAAAAACCGGATGGTCCGGTACGGCCGCTGGCTGCGGGACAACGTCCCCGTCCCCGAGGGCGTCCAGGACTTCCACATCCACCTCTCGGGCTGTACCGCCTCGTGTGCCCAGCCACAGATCGCCGACATCAGCCTGCGCGGCATGAAAACGCGCAAGGACGGCGACGCCGTCGAGGCGTTCGACGTGGGGTTGGGCGGCGGCCTCGGCGAGAACCCGCAGTTCGCCGACTGGGTGAAGATGCGCGTCCCCGCCGACGAGGTGCCCGGCTACATCGCCAATCTGGTCGAAACCTACGAGGCGGAGCGTGCGGGTCCCGAGGAGTCCTTCCGCGACTTCGTCGCCGGCCGCGACGAGGACGAACTCGCCGCCCTCGCCGAGGCCGAGGAGACGAGCTACGAGGACCCGTACCTCGGCAACACGAAGCTGACGTGGTATCCGTACGCCGAGGACACGTCGATGGACGCCTCGCCCGCGCCGACGGACGGCCAGGGTGAGCCGCTCCCCTCCGACGACTGA
- a CDS encoding DUF6360 family protein → MADRVLKVNAFTTFDLLDGAVEGHGFEEGAFATLNVRTAREAPEEITLELELDNTELESVPPHADRVTLSAAEAERLADELQSAADRVASAEEE, encoded by the coding sequence ATGGCCGACCGTGTACTGAAGGTCAACGCCTTCACCACGTTCGACCTGCTCGACGGCGCCGTCGAGGGCCACGGCTTCGAGGAGGGAGCGTTCGCCACGCTCAACGTCCGGACGGCCCGGGAGGCGCCCGAGGAGATCACGCTCGAACTCGAACTCGACAACACCGAGTTGGAGTCGGTGCCGCCCCACGCCGACCGGGTGACGCTCTCGGCCGCCGAGGCCGAACGCCTCGCGGACGAACTGCAGAGCGCCGCCGACCGCGTGGCAAGCGCGGAGGAGGAGTGA
- the cobA gene encoding uroporphyrinogen-III C-methyltransferase produces MTAGTVYLVGAGPGDPELVTMKARRLLDSADVVLHDSLVGDGLVDTIPDDVRVENVGKRAGGDRTPQAEINDRLIREAKAGREVVRLKGGDPTIFARGGEEAEHLAHHNVPFEVVPGITSAVAAPGVAGIPTTHRDHASALAVVTGHEDPTKADSALDWGALSDLVSAGGTLVILMGVGRLPDNAAALRAAGVDPTTPVAMVERATLSDERVVTGTLDTIVDVADAAAVEPPAVTVVGDVVGVRETVARCLGGSDAMADAPVTTANGVVGVTDSD; encoded by the coding sequence ATGACGGCCGGCACGGTCTATCTCGTCGGCGCCGGTCCGGGCGACCCCGAACTCGTGACGATGAAGGCCAGACGCCTCCTCGATTCGGCCGACGTGGTCCTCCACGACTCGCTCGTGGGCGACGGCCTCGTCGACACCATCCCCGACGACGTGCGCGTCGAGAACGTCGGGAAACGCGCGGGCGGCGACCGGACGCCCCAGGCCGAGATCAACGACCGCCTGATCCGCGAGGCGAAGGCCGGCCGCGAGGTGGTCCGCCTGAAAGGTGGCGACCCCACCATCTTCGCCCGCGGCGGCGAGGAGGCCGAACACCTCGCGCACCACAACGTCCCCTTCGAGGTGGTCCCCGGCATCACGAGCGCCGTCGCCGCGCCCGGCGTCGCCGGCATCCCGACCACCCACCGCGATCACGCCTCGGCGCTCGCCGTCGTCACCGGTCACGAGGACCCGACGAAGGCGGACAGCGCCCTCGACTGGGGCGCCCTCTCGGATCTCGTCTCCGCCGGCGGGACGCTGGTGATCCTGATGGGCGTCGGCCGCCTCCCCGACAACGCGGCCGCGCTCCGCGCCGCGGGCGTCGACCCCACGACGCCCGTCGCGATGGTCGAACGCGCCACCCTGTCGGACGAGCGGGTCGTCACGGGGACGCTCGATACCATCGTCGACGTGGCCGACGCGGCGGCGGTCGAACCCCCCGCCGTCACCGTCGTCGGCGACGTGGTCGGCGTCCGCGAGACGGTCGCGCGCTGCCTCGGCGGGAGCGACGCGATGGCCGACGCCCCCGTCACGACCGCCAACGGCGTCGTCGGGGTGACTGACAGTGACTGA
- a CDS encoding anthranilate phosphoribosyltransferase yields MTEVVGSGTKSAEDMTRAQAGEAMRRIFDGDPHPTTLGAFWLANRWKHNTPAELAAFTDEMCDRAEYVAPDADPVDCGANYDGKGRTAILGVAAGVVAAGAGTPVVTHSGDRTPTQKQDAYKHVLDALGVATELTPRDSADMVDETNFGFYYQPAFNPAVADLFDARDRMGVRTFVNTVETLANPAGASVHLGSFYHLAFAKKVVETFAASEFHDPDRVVMFQGLEGYDDIRPGYTKVADWSADGDFDDYEIETAAYGMDFEEADLEVADVAEDSARLTREVVAGDRTDHWYDAVALNAAVRIYARGDADSLDAGLDAAHGAIDDGSAAAVLDDLRAF; encoded by the coding sequence ATGACCGAGGTAGTGGGATCGGGAACGAAGTCCGCGGAGGATATGACCCGCGCCCAGGCTGGCGAGGCCATGCGCCGCATCTTCGACGGCGACCCCCATCCGACCACGCTCGGCGCCTTCTGGCTCGCCAACCGCTGGAAACACAACACGCCCGCGGAACTCGCGGCCTTCACCGACGAGATGTGTGACCGGGCCGAGTACGTGGCGCCCGACGCCGACCCCGTCGACTGCGGCGCCAACTACGACGGCAAGGGCCGGACCGCCATCCTCGGCGTCGCCGCGGGCGTCGTCGCCGCCGGCGCCGGGACGCCCGTCGTGACCCACTCCGGCGACCGGACCCCCACGCAGAAACAGGACGCGTACAAGCACGTCCTCGACGCACTCGGCGTGGCGACGGAGTTGACCCCCCGCGACTCCGCCGACATGGTCGACGAGACGAACTTCGGCTTCTACTACCAGCCCGCGTTCAACCCCGCGGTCGCCGACCTGTTCGACGCCCGGGATCGGATGGGCGTCCGCACGTTCGTCAACACAGTCGAGACGCTCGCCAACCCCGCCGGCGCGAGCGTCCATCTCGGCTCCTTCTACCACCTCGCGTTCGCGAAGAAGGTGGTCGAGACGTTCGCGGCGAGCGAGTTCCACGACCCCGATCGAGTCGTCATGTTTCAGGGGCTGGAGGGCTACGACGACATCCGCCCCGGCTACACCAAGGTGGCCGACTGGTCGGCGGACGGCGACTTCGACGACTACGAGATCGAGACGGCCGCGTACGGCATGGACTTCGAGGAGGCGGACTTGGAAGTCGCGGACGTGGCCGAAGACAGCGCCCGCCTCACCCGCGAGGTGGTCGCCGGCGACCGGACCGACCACTGGTACGACGCCGTCGCCCTCAACGCCGCCGTCCGGATCTACGCCCGCGGCGACGCCGACTCGCTGGATGCGGGCCTCGACGCCGCCCACGGCGCCATCGACGACGGGTCGGCCGCCGCCGTCCTCGACGACCTCCGGGCGTTCTAG
- a CDS encoding ferredoxin yields MTDTDDGLRPSDVGGSDAPPVDEKPYKVVFEANKCIGTGKCAEVSSNWDLDLDTGLARPRTYYVGEADLEHNVRAAEVCPAKKGRGVIHVIDRRTDEEIAPDPAGDGSLSVDW; encoded by the coding sequence ATGACCGACACCGACGACGGACTCCGGCCGAGCGACGTCGGCGGTTCCGACGCTCCGCCGGTCGACGAGAAGCCGTACAAAGTGGTCTTCGAGGCCAACAAATGCATCGGCACCGGGAAGTGCGCCGAAGTCTCGTCGAACTGGGATCTCGACCTCGACACCGGACTCGCCCGCCCGAGGACCTACTACGTCGGCGAGGCCGACCTGGAGCACAACGTCCGCGCCGCCGAGGTCTGTCCCGCGAAGAAGGGTCGGGGGGTCATCCACGTGATCGACCGCCGCACCGACGAGGAGATCGCCCCCGACCCCGCGGGGGACGGCAGCCTGAGCGTCGACTGGTAG